DNA from Rhipicephalus microplus isolate Deutch F79 chromosome 5, USDA_Rmic, whole genome shotgun sequence:
cctattcccCAGTTACCGTAGTGTAATCGCAAATTGCAAATTGCTTGCGTCGAACACATCTGTAGACAATGTTGGCAAGAACAAGGCATATAACGAGTCAGTAACACGACAAAAAATAAGCCAATCAGATCCTCTGATAAAGACAGGCGAACAACACGTCATTTATTATGGCATAACCGCAATCCGGGCCTGAAAGCGTATGGCGCTCATCTAGAAGTATTTTCATTGCTATTCTGTATTTTCTTAGTGCTTTTAATTGTGAGTTTCCCATGTGATGCGAATTCAAGGACGTTTTTACCGGAAAATGCGCCGGTGGGATGTATCTCCCATTGGCACGAACTTTGCGCAATTGTGCAACTTTctctaccacttttttttttctatagtttCGAATTGAGGAAACGCGGATAAATGTTCCGCCCGCTTTTGCCTCTAGCTGGCGCACCGAGGATAGCTCGGTTTGCCGTGTGGCACATGAGGAATCATTTCTCCGAACAGTGTTGTCGAATGTGGACGCCATGAAAGCCCGGTGGGGACCAATTCAAGTGACAACGTAGTGGTTCAATTTTATCGGCGTATATATTGTGTGAAATCAATACACATCAATGCGCCAAGCACGGAAAGGCAGAGAGGGGAGCATGATACCAATCTAGAAATGCCCATAAGAAATTGAAAGCCTTCAGCATAGATCTTGCTGAAATTGCAGCGTATATAGAACTCGAATGAATGTTGTGGTAACCAATGTTCTGACCAAAGACGACGTTGTGTAAAAGATAGATAGTCGATACGGGGAGGTTTTAGTTTTCCGCTTTTGACGAGCTATGCGCATAAACTCGCTGTTCTGTTGcgggagtacgtgttgtttgcctGTCGAGAAGTTTTTATTGTCTTTCGACTTCGCAATTCTGGCGTGTTCCACGAAGAAAGTAAAAAGATAGAGAGAttgaaagacagaaaattttgaGCAACAGCGGTGGCGTGAACGGAGCTCATGTCGAACACGGCAACGCGTAGCgtaagaggagaaaaaaaattatattatatatatatatctgacgacttcaaaaaaaaagggggggggaggaggagagGCCGGGGGAAACGGGTGGGGTAGGGACGATATGAACAGCTTAATATACTTGATCCACCAGTTCTCTTTGTAGGGGACGATAAATAACCCATAATATCTCCGAAGGTATACGACAATTACTACAACTATATAATATCGGCCAGAGTTGACCCACGAGAGACAACGGACTAAAAATCACACGTAGTACGGCGGAGCGAAACGCTGGGATCTGTGTCTGTTGTTGCAGATGAAGTGGAATGAATGGTGGAGTGCGATTGTTTTGTGTTGTGTTTGACGTCCTGTTTCTTTTTCCTGTCGTCGTCGGGGGCACCCTAAGTATTTGCGTCTCTTGTGTCTGTCCGCAGGATTATTTTGTTTAACGAGAGAGATTTACACATGCCCGATAAACATACAGACTCGCGCGCGCACGCTTACGACGCGTGCATTTTGTCGAACCACAAGTTATGTACAAGGCTTCGTTCTTCCGCGACAATAAATACCTCAGGTTGGGAGGGCACGTTCCCTTTTCCCCGATTTACTCCCCACCCAAGCTGTGTGAAGTGCAATGCTGCGCAGTCTAAATcacagagaagagagagagaaaaaaagagctaATAAATGCCCGAGGCGTAAACGTAATTGAAAACAAGTTTTAAAAGAAGGCCCACGCATTAGATACAAATACCGCTACTCGTGTTAATTTTCTTTCAGTTTCCGTTATTACCAAACAAAAAAGGTCTTTAATACCCTGCCAGCTATAGGTTCAGAAGAAATAGCAATTGTGGCTTCTAGCCATAGAGATAATGTGAACAGGTTCATTGGAGAGAAAGTTTCGCTCTTTAGGAAGTGTCCGTCTTTGCAAGGGGATCGAACCTCATGCTACTTCCTTTCCAGGGCAGCTGCTTTGCCACGGCAAATATGACACGGCCGCGCGGCCATGTTTTATTCGACATCACGAAGCGACTGGACGAACTTTATTTTTGAACGAGGCGTGTAACATGCGCGAGGTGTGTAGAAAGACTCGTGCAAGAAaatgatgtcatcaaccacgccgCTGCAGGAAGCTATAGAGGATACCCAAGTACATGGCTGGAACAGAAAGGCTTCTTCGTGTTCTTACAGCATAGATCATGGCAAAAGACAAATTTCCTTTGCTAGGTAATTTCTTCGCTTTTTACGAGGAAATGTCTGAGGTTGGTAGTAGAGGATTGTTAATAAAGAAGATCGCAACTGAATATGGCCTCTGACAACGGTCGAAAGAAACAGATTCACGTAACCGCGTATGTCCTCCGCGTGTGATCGACAAGTCACTACGCAGGCGGTAAAAGCAATGGAACTTGGCACGGCATTCCTGATCCTGAATTGTTCACGTGCCCTCAGAAGCAAACCGCGAAATGAAATGCGTCTCTCTGATAACTTCATCAGCGCGTGACCAATCAGGCTTGTCATAGTCCAACTaaatattgttatttttcgtaGTGCTGATGTTTCACTCCAATGTGAAATGAAAGCTTAGACGTATTGTCCTTTTTGGAAACTTGATTTGATCGATTAAATCTGCTTGCGGTCTCATTGAAACAATTGGGTTTTGGGAggcgtcgtagtggaaggcttgtAAAAGCTTTGAATATATCGGAAGTGGTTTTTCGATGTGTACGAGTATTTAATTACATGAACTTCTTTTTTCTTGCGCGTTCACCACCACAGAAACGCGGTAGCAAAACGCGGTAATCGAACCGGCAACCTCGACCGCAGCAGCGCAACACCCATTAATCAACGCTCGTCATATTTCCAAATAGTCCGTGCCTTTAGTGTAAATATCACAAACTGCAAGACCTCTAATGCTTTAGCGTTAACTTCCTTGCCTTTATTTCGTCATTAGTGACATATCGAGACTGTCATAATTTATCGGCTAATCTTCGAAAATTTGAGGCCACGCTCTCTTTATTTAAAAGAAGCGTGAATGTACGGTCAAACTAGGCGGAATAACCAGCGCGGCCACCACGCTCGCCACCTTTCGCGCCTGCCAGAAATCACCACAGTCGCAACGCGGCCTCCGCGATTGGCTCCGGCAGCGCCCCGTTGGAGCGAATCCGGACCCTATCGCGGAGACCACGGTTAGAAGCAACGTGTTGATCGAGCTTCTCTCGTTGACGAGATCATGTGACAGAGACACGTGACATCACACACCCGAACACTTGACGTGACATGCTCGGGTGTTACCATGGCAACGTTGAGGTATTTCTGAATTGTGAAAGGGTTCACCACGCGAGGTTCTCGCCACTAGGGGTGCGACCATGACTTTAACAATGAGTGACAGACGGTTTTGCGGACAGACAAAGGACTGCAGTGTACCTCGTGTATATACCGCAGATTTCAACAGTATCGCATCTTTCGGTGGGAACACTTTAATAATACAAATAATGGGGCGGAAACGAAGTGGGAGTGCGCAAGCGCCAACTGACCGGCAGTGGACGATTTTACGGACTGCGTGTGCGTGGGGAAACATTGTCATAAAACAGGCAGATAGGAGAGAGGGGGCAGATAAAAATAAAAGAGACGACAGGTGTGGAGAATCCCTAGAACAAATGTATGTTGCGACCACCACCCACAAGCTCTTATCCAATTGTCTGTTCTTCGCTGATCTGCTGCTACTTCTATTATTAGCTCTTCTAGAACCGCCTCGAGAGGGCGCTTTTTGATTGGAACCGGGTAGTCGCACTGTGCGATGACGTTTTCGCACTACACGTGTCGCGATAAGCAGCGCCACCGTTGCAAGCCCGTGTGTGTGGCGATCAGTGGATGATGTCGATGTTGCACGAAGCTTTTGTGTGAGCACTGGGTACGTCAAGAACGGGGACAAGCGTGGAGGAAGCTCAAGCGATTTCATTACAATTTAGAACTAGGAGAGAGCATCATGTGACAATTTTAAAGCATATTGATAAAACTGCAGCGAAGGGTGGGTCAATGACATCCCTTTTGCGTGCCTGGGTAAGGGGTAGGTTTTAGTCACCTCACCCACGTTGTAGAGAGCGCTGATAGTGGGCCACTAAAGGCTACCCAGAACCCAGCAATGCCTTGAACCACAGTTTCGTACTAATACCAGAGGGAAATCTGACGTCACTGTCTACGTGTGGATTCAGTGCTGCATTTTTGGCCACCTGGAGGATCTTGGGCTATATAAAGCATTGCATAAAGTTTGCATTTTTGGCCTATAAATAATTTTGGATTCTCATGTGGACATTCTCGGCGGTTGTATGGCAATGATAAGTCTCCTCTGTGGTTTCCTGTAGCATGACAGCCATGCGCATATGTCGGTGATTCTGATGATGGTATGTGGCAATATGCTAATCCGTCGATATTTATCTAGCTGGTGCTGATGAACAGAAAAAGACTGGATGTTTACTGATTCTGCGATAATGTACTCCAATGTATAAACAGGCAGGACATACTTCCCAACTAAGAGATGCGGCGTGCTGAGGTAGGAGAATAAATTtagtcacacacacacgcacaaaaaaaaacggcCATGATTCCAATGAGTTCTGATCTATAACGTCAGACTTCCCTCTAATAATATACGAAAATGGTCCTGCAATCGCGCGAGACGTTCCGATTTTCATGTTTCAACTGGCCAATAAGGCTGAAAGCTGCGCGAATTACTACTGCATGTGGTTCACCTCGCGCACTTGTCGCCCGAGGACGGTAGGCAAAGAGTAGGGAATGGCGTGACATGAGCGTGCAGAGGAACTTGGCTTGGCCCAATGTATAGATGCCCtgacgtcatgctccctcctAGGTCGCTTCGCTTCCTTCACGAAATACAAGACGCACCGCCGCTCCTGGAATGTGTATGGAAAGATGGGCCGACCGGCCCGCAGGCCCCCGCGTCTCCAGCCGCGCGAAACAATAAATACAGTCTCGGTAAGAGACCGGTGAGAGGGCGAGAGAGGGATACCGCGCGCGCCCGACGTCGCGTTGCGCGATTGTGTGAGAACGGCCACCCGGGCCCATGACTTGAGTTTTGCTTTGTACATAGTTCGCGCACAAAACGATCTGCGCGATGAGGCGCACACATCACGCGCGCAAACAGTCACTCTTTGTCTCTGTCGGGCGTCGGGTGGCACTTCTTGGAGAGGTCGTCGTCGGGTGACGCCGGACCACTGCTGATCACCGACGTCTTTGCGCCATCGGAGCGGTGGAATGATGACGGGTAGTCGCTCTCCTTGCTCGAAGGTCGCGGTGGTGGGTGGTGTAACGCAGGGGGGTACTCGTCACCGGGGCTGGCTGGGCCAAGCCCGTGGTGGGAGAGGCCTGCGGGGTGCCTCTCCATCGCCAGTGGAGGGGACAACTCCATGGGGCCGTAGTCGTAGTCATTCGGACCCTTGTCGAGCTCCATGTCCAAGACCATGTTGGGTTGACATGACGTGGTCTTCCAGTGAGTCCTCAGGCCCGACGCGCTGATGTACTTCTTCTTGCACGTCTGGCAGGTGTACGGCCTCTCGTTGGTGTGCAACCTCTTGTGCAACTTGAGGTGCACGAACTGGGTGAACTTGGCTGGGCAGAGGTCGCAGGCGTACGGTTTCTGGCCCGAGTGGAGCCGCAGGTGCGTCTTGAGGTTGCTGGTGCTGCTGAAGCGCTTCTTGCAGACGTCGCACTGGTGCGGTTTCTCGCCCGTGTGCACAAGGTGGTGTTTCTGCAGGTGGGCCAATTGCGTGAACGTCTTGCCGCACACGGAGCACGTGAACGGACGCTCTCCGGAGTGTGTGCGCAGGTGCACCTTGAGGTTGGACAGCTGGCCGAACGTCTTGTAGCAGATGTTGCACTCGTAGTGCATCTTGCCGTCCTTCTTCTTGAGCGGGTACGGCAACGACCGGTAACCCCGAGGGTTGGAGCCCGGCGAGTAGGGCCTGTTGCTGCCGGGTGAGCTGCCGCCGGACGGTGGGAGTTTTCCCGTTTCCGCGGACATTGGCAGCATCGCGTGGTGAGGGCCGTGGTGCCCGCCGAACTCGGGCAACTTCGGGTAGGGAGGCATGGCCGCCGACGGCGAAGCGAGTGACGAGTGCACAGTCTCGGGAACGGAGTACGCGTACATGTTGAAGTGCGCCGGCGAGAACATGGGAGCGATGCCGTTCATGTAGAGGTAGTTCGCCGGCGCCGAACCCGGCACGCCGTAGCCAGGGCTCATGGCAGACGACACGGCGGGCTGCTGGTGCGCTTTGTCCGTGGAGTCGGGACTGTGCATCTCGGGGCTGCCTCCATTACTGTTGCTATTGCCCGGGTGGTAGCGTATGCTCTTCTTGTGCGGGAACATGAGGGCTGGCGGTGGGCCCGGCGGGTGGCCTCCCTCGCCCGAGGTGTCGGGAGCGGCCGGCGGTGACACTTCGCTGGACACGATAACCCGCACGGGCTCCTTGAGCGACTCGCGGCGCAACGCGGGCGCTTCTGGGCCCACGGCGGCGGCTCGCTCCTGGTACCGCTGCAGAAGCAAGTTCTCGAGAATGCCAGGAGCCGGAGGACCCTTGGGACTCTGCGGCGAAATCCTCTGGCCCATGCCCTCGTAAGTAGAGAAGGCCGAGCTGGCACTACGCTCCAGCACGTCCTCAGTGAACCGGGGCGCGCTGGCGTACTTGGGACTGGCTGGCTCATGAAGCGCGCCCAGCCGCTTCTCGTCGTCATGCCGTCGCTCCGGCGAGCTCGAGCTGTTGGGCCTCGGGTTCTCGTCGCTGGTGGTGACCACCGCGGCCGCTGGCGGGCTGCTGGGCCCGCCGCTGCGGTAGTGGTACGCCTTGGGCATCTTGATCTTGACCTTCCGGAACTCGTTCTGCGGCGACTTGTCGGGCTGCTGCTGCTCGGCAGCGACGACGGCGACCGACTCGCACTTGTCGTCTCGCTTCTCCGCCTTGTCGCTGCCGCCGGCGGGCGGCTGCTTGCGCTTGGCTTTGACGCTGAAGTCGAGCACATAGTTGTCGCTGTCGCTGTCACTGCTGTCCTCAGGAGGCGTGAGGCCGTCCTCGGGACCGCCATTGCTGTGATAGCCCTCGTCGCTGCGAGTGCTGCCCTCGGGCGGCGTCAGCTGGTGCGGCCGGGAGAAGTAGGCGTCATCCTTGACCGCTGGCTGCAGTTGCTCCCCTGCGAAACCAAGAAGGGAGATCGTGCTTATTCGTGGCATCGCGTGTCGAGTCGATTCTTCAAACGGATGAATTTAGGTAGTTGCTCTTAATTCATAAACCGGCTGTCTTTGTCAGACTTTCTACATGAGTGCTAAACTTATGCATT
Protein-coding regions in this window:
- the Blimp-1 gene encoding PR domain zinc finger protein 1 isoform X3 — translated: MMEDGSLDLSSLRESDFEQLAVYQVRDQVCEEGLSNRAEASLPRNLLLKPSQTLSDVLGVWSTDYIPRGTRFGPLMGDVYRKDEVPANANRKYFWRVYDGPDSFHYVDGFDVSKANWMRYVNPAYSSENQNLVACQVKQDIYFYTIKPIYPNQELLVWYCREFAERLSYPVTGELMLQRIREQLQPAVKDDAYFSRPHQLTPPEGSTRSDEGYHSNGGPEDGLTPPEDSSDSDSDNYVLDFSVKAKRKQPPAGGSDKAEKRDDKCESVAVVAAEQQQPDKSPQNEFRKVKIKMPKAYHYRSGGPSSPPAAAVVTTSDENPRPNSSSSPERRHDDEKRLGALHEPASPKYASAPRFTEDVLERSASSAFSTYEGMGQRISPQSPKGPPAPGILENLLLQRYQERAAAVGPEAPALRRESLKEPVRVIVSSEVSPPAAPDTSGEGGHPPGPPPALMFPHKKSIRYHPGNSNSNGGSPEMHSPDSTDKAHQQPAVSSAMSPGYGVPGSAPANYLYMNGIAPMFSPAHFNMYAYSVPETVHSSLASPSAAMPPYPKLPEFGGHHGPHHAMLPMSAETGKLPPSGGSSPGSNRPYSPGSNPRGYRSLPYPLKKKDGKMHYECNICYKTFGQLSNLKVHLRTHSGERPFTCSVCGKTFTQLAHLQKHHLVHTGEKPHQCDVCKKRFSSTSNLKTHLRLHSGQKPYACDLCPAKFTQFVHLKLHKRLHTNERPYTCQTCKKKYISASGLRTHWKTTSCQPNMVLDMELDKGPNDYDYGPMELSPPLAMERHPAGLSHHGLGPASPGDEYPPALHHPPPRPSSKESDYPSSFHRSDGAKTSVISSGPASPDDDLSKKCHPTPDRDKE
- the Blimp-1 gene encoding PR domain zinc finger protein 1 isoform X2, whose translation is MTVPVVPVGDEPAPPVFRMMEDGSLDLSSLRESDFEQLAVYQVRDQVCEEGLSNRAEASLPRNLLLKPSQTLSDVLGVWSTDYIPRGTRFGPLMGDVYRKDEVPANANRKYFWRVYDGPDSFHYVDGFDVSKANWMRYVNPAYSSENQNLVACQVKQDIYFYTIKPIYPNQELLVWYCREFAERLSYPVTGELMLQRIREQLQPAVKDDAYFSRPHQLTPPEGSTRSDEGYHSNGGPEDGLTPPEDSSDSDSDNYVLDFSVKAKRKQPPAGGSDKAEKRDDKCESVAVVAAEQQQPDKSPQNEFRKVKIKMPKAYHYRSGGPSSPPAAAVVTTSDENPRPNSSSSPERRHDDEKRLGALHEPASPKYASAPRFTEDVLERSASSAFSTYEGMGQRISPQSPKGPPAPGILENLLLQRYQERAAAVGPEAPALRRESLKEPVRVIVSSEVSPPAAPDTSGEGGHPPGPPPALMFPHKKSIRYHPGNSNSNGGSPEMHSPDSTDKAHQQPAVSSAMSPGYGVPGSAPANYLYMNGIAPMFSPAHFNMYAYSVPETVHSSLASPSAAMPPYPKLPEFGGHHGPHHAMLPMSAETGKLPPSGGSSPGSNRPYSPGSNPRGYRSLPYPLKKKDGKMHYECNICYKTFGQLSNLKVHLRTHSGERPFTCSVCGKTFTQLAHLQKHHLVHTGEKPHQCDVCKKRFSSTSNLKTHLRLHSGQKPYACDLCPAKFTQFVHLKLHKRLHTNERPYTCQTCKKKYISASGLRTHWKTTSCQPNMVLDMELDKGPNDYDYGPMELSPPLAMERHPAGLSHHGLGPASPGDEYPPALHHPPPRPSSKESDYPSSFHRSDGAKTSVISSGPASPDDDLSKKCHPTPDRDKE
- the Blimp-1 gene encoding PR domain zinc finger protein 1 isoform X1; the protein is MVQADCCDGIVDRWSFSAKVFRMMEDGSLDLSSLRESDFEQLAVYQVRDQVCEEGLSNRAEASLPRNLLLKPSQTLSDVLGVWSTDYIPRGTRFGPLMGDVYRKDEVPANANRKYFWRVYDGPDSFHYVDGFDVSKANWMRYVNPAYSSENQNLVACQVKQDIYFYTIKPIYPNQELLVWYCREFAERLSYPVTGELMLQRIREQLQPAVKDDAYFSRPHQLTPPEGSTRSDEGYHSNGGPEDGLTPPEDSSDSDSDNYVLDFSVKAKRKQPPAGGSDKAEKRDDKCESVAVVAAEQQQPDKSPQNEFRKVKIKMPKAYHYRSGGPSSPPAAAVVTTSDENPRPNSSSSPERRHDDEKRLGALHEPASPKYASAPRFTEDVLERSASSAFSTYEGMGQRISPQSPKGPPAPGILENLLLQRYQERAAAVGPEAPALRRESLKEPVRVIVSSEVSPPAAPDTSGEGGHPPGPPPALMFPHKKSIRYHPGNSNSNGGSPEMHSPDSTDKAHQQPAVSSAMSPGYGVPGSAPANYLYMNGIAPMFSPAHFNMYAYSVPETVHSSLASPSAAMPPYPKLPEFGGHHGPHHAMLPMSAETGKLPPSGGSSPGSNRPYSPGSNPRGYRSLPYPLKKKDGKMHYECNICYKTFGQLSNLKVHLRTHSGERPFTCSVCGKTFTQLAHLQKHHLVHTGEKPHQCDVCKKRFSSTSNLKTHLRLHSGQKPYACDLCPAKFTQFVHLKLHKRLHTNERPYTCQTCKKKYISASGLRTHWKTTSCQPNMVLDMELDKGPNDYDYGPMELSPPLAMERHPAGLSHHGLGPASPGDEYPPALHHPPPRPSSKESDYPSSFHRSDGAKTSVISSGPASPDDDLSKKCHPTPDRDKE